The sequence GAGGTCGTGGTAGCGGTATACGGACCTACCGGCGCCGTCATGCCCCAACCACTCCAACATCTGCGCCTCGACGAGGTCTTCCATGCTTTGCTCGGCCTGCTCCCGCGTACAGTCCATCGCCGCCTGCAGCGGGAGGACGGAGAACGTCGGCGCGTCGCACAGGGCGAGAAGTACGAACGCCCGCTGGTTGAAGGCGGACTGAGCGTTGTAGCCGACCGTGATGCCGGTGCGCACGTCGAGGCTGCCGACCCGCAATTCCCCGAGCCGGCGGTGCTGGTTGGCCAGTCGGCGGGCGAAGTTCTCCAGGGACCAGCCTGGCCGCCCCGCCAGACGGGCGCCGGCGATCCGTATGGCCAGGGGCAGCAGGCCGCAGGCACGTACAATCTCTGAGGCCGCCTCCGGCTCCGCGGCCACCCTGGTGAATCCCGCGATCTTACCCAACAGCTCTACGGCCCCGTCGGGCTCGAGCGCACCAAGCTCGAAGGACGTGCCGCCCTCCAGCCCGGACAGCCGTGCCCTGCTGGTCACGATGACCAGCGATGTCGACGTCCCGGGGAGCAGAGGCTGCACCTGGGCCTCGTCGCGGGCGTTGTCGAGCACGATCAGCAGCCGAAGGCCTGCTGTGCGCGACCGGAACAGCCGTGCCCGGTCGTCGATTTCCTCCGGGATCGCAGCGGGGTCGACGCCCAGGTCACGCAGGAGCATGGCCAGGACGTCGGCAGGCGCACGTGGACTCGTCCCCGACGCGCCACGCAGGTCCACGTACATCTGCCCGTCGGGAAAGTCACCGGCAAGTTCTTGCCCGAGCCGCACGGCCAGCGCGGTCTTGCCGACACCTCCGCGGCCCCACAGCATCACCAGCCGCAGCCGGCCCGACCGTCCTGGACGGTGTCGCGCGGCACGGCTCCCCCACCGCTGCAGCAGCCCGGGCCCCCGGACCAGCTCTCGAATGTGCTTGATCAGATCGGCTCTTCCGGTGAAGTAGGCCGTCACTGCGGGAAGTTCGCGTATCGCGGTGGGCGCGACGTGGTCAAAGGTCCCTGCGACGGCTCCATCGCCTTTGAGTACAGTGGTCGCCCGCAGGCTGAGCGCGGAGCCCAGGGTGCCCACCGCAGCGCTTACCGCGATCGCCCAGGGCTGCGGCGAGTGCACCTCCTTGAGCACCGCGGCGCAGGAAGCCGCACTCACCCATGCGCCGATGAGCCCGACGGTTCGTGCCCGGCGTGAAGTCCCTCGTGCGGTCATCGCTTCCCCCTACGAGCCGGGCGGCGGCCATCATCTGCGTACGGGCACGCTTCCGGCAGGTCCCAGCGAGCGGTGCCCGGTAAGTCGGCGTCGCCCCTGCAGAGCGGGCCCCCGGTCTCGACGCCCTGTCCCGTCATGGGCTGTCCCCCGATCACCGTGCCACGAACACGGTCCATCCCTTCGCGTCCCGCCACGGGCCCCGGCCGCCGGCGAAGGCCCGCGACGCTTCCTCTTCCAGCGCCGCAACCATCCGGGCGTGCCGGGCTGTACCGCGTTCCACACCGTAGAACACGAGTAGCGAGGCGGCGAGTGCGGCGAGCGGCTCGGGCTCATGGAATACCAACTCCCCGCGGTAGTCGGTCTCCTCGACCTCGGCGAAGGCATGTTTCAGCAGCGGGCGCAGGTTCTCGGAGTCGACGCGTGGTGAACGCGGTACGGACGTGCCGTCGCTGCCGACGCAGCGGTGCATCAGTCCGGCCAGCCGGGGCGTTGTGTTCATCATGTTGACCACGGCGACATAGGCTCCGCCCGGGCGCAGCACCCGCCGTGCCTCGGCCAGCGCCAGCCCGAGGTCGGCCACGTGGTAGAGCATGTGCCGCTCCAGCAGGCAGTCCGCCGAGTTGTCGCTGAACGGCAGCGCGCACGCGTCCCCGCGCACCACCCCAACGCCTGCCTCGCGCGTCCCATCCACTGCCGCCGCAGACCGGTCCACCCCTACCAGCTTCCCGGCGTGTCCCTCCATGGCCCACCGTCGCAGCAGGTCGCCGGTGCCGCAGCCGACATCCACCACCGTCGCCCGTGCTCCGGCGCACCGGCGTGCCATCGCCAGCGTCGTCTCCTCGACGTCGTCGGCTGGTTCGCTGTAGCACCGGTGTATGTCGCGCCGGACCCGCAATGGCCCCAGATCCGCGTACTCCTGCTCGACGAGATTCACGGACTCTCCCCAGACGACTCTGACATCCCCGCACCCGACCGCTCGCCGACCCACGACCGCAGGGAATCATGATGCCCATCCAAACGCTCCCGCACGCCCCCATCACTGGATCGGAACGGCACAGGGGAGGCTACGCTGCGGTCCCGTAGAGGAACAGCAGGCCCTGTCACAAAGCGATCGGAGCCTTCACTGTGCGCGGCAGACCAGTGCGATCCGGTGCGACCAGTTTGATGTGGGTGGCCGTCTTGGCCATGGGTGCGGTTGCGGGGTGTGCGTCACCGCGAGTGTGCAACGGGCCCAATGAGCCCGCTCCGGACGTGCTGCTGGATGTCGCGCCGTGGGCGGCATCGCATCAACAAGCCACCGTGCGGGCCTGCGTCAACGGCCGGTGCCAGACGATATCGGGCACGTCTTCCTCCGCGCACTCCCTGTTCCTGCCGACACCGGCAGGGCCGGATGCCGGACGTATCGTCACGGTGACCGTCACGGCGGACGAGGGCGGCAGGCAGGTTCTCCGGGTCAGCAGAAGGGTCCGGCCGGTGCATCAGACCGAGGATGGGCCGTGCGGCAGGGTCGGGTGGTGGCAGACCCCGATGACACTGACGGCTGCCGGAGAGCTTCAGGTGCGCTCATCGCCGACAGCCACTGACCTGCAGAGCCGGGACACCGAGGCACGGTAGCTGTCACCGGACCGGCGCCACGAGAACGAGCACGTCCTGGGCGCCCTGCTCATCATGGGAACGGGCAACGAGTTCGAACCGAGCCCGGCACGGTCGACCGGCTGCCCCGATGACTGACGGCGCGGGTCAGTACTGCCGCAGTGACGGCCAGAGCACGGACCAGCGCTGGTGCGCGCCTTGGCACAGCACGACAGCTGCGTACTGCTCCTGGTTGCTGATGCCGTGGCCGTTGTCGATCCGGCCTACGGTGCGGCAGTTGGTGAAGGGCCGTTCCAGTCGGTGCTGACCGTCGGCCTGTTCGACCAGCAGGACGGGGCCGTCGTAGCTGTCCGGGGGCGGGCCCCAGTCGTACAGGCTCATGTGACCGGAGTAGGCGGTGGGGAGCCCGTAGGAGGGCCCGTAGCGGGCGAGGGCGCCCGCCTCGCCGTAGTTCGAGGTGAGCAGGACGGCGTGGGTGCGCTGTGCTGCGGGGATCGCGGACCAGGCGGCCGCGGTGGCACGCGTGAACTGGGGCCAGCCGACCTGCTCGCCCTGGTCGACGTCGAGGGCGTTGGTCACGGCGACCGCCGAGACCGGCAGCACCGGCAGGGCGGCCAGGGCGCTGGTGACCCCCGCCAGGAGAAGGAGGCATGTGAGGGTCCGCCAGGACCGGCGGGCACGGCGGACGACGGGTTCGCAGCCGGCCGCCGTCACGGTGAGCAGCAGCGGGAGCGGGTAGTACGGCTTTCCTCCGCCGAGGAGCACCAGGGTGCAGAGTACGGGGTATGCGATCGCCAGCGGCCGGGCCCAGCGCAGCTCGTCATCGCGGAGCAACCGGCGCAGGCCCACTATCGCGACGGGCACGAGGACCGGGGAGAACTGGAGCAACTGGAGCGGCAGGAACAGCAGCCGTCCCGACACGCCTTGGACGTGGCTGAGAACCCGGGCCACCTTCAGCTCGGGCCAGCCGTGCGTGGCCTGCCACCAGAGCGTGGGTGCGCAGATGAGGAGCGCGAGGGACAGCGCGAGCAGCGGTCCGAGCAGCAGCCCTGCACTGCCGAGCCGGGGGCGCCGCGCGTACTCCCGCCAGGGGCGGGCCACCAAGAGGCCGAGCGGCAGTGCGAGGAGCAATGCGAGGAGCAGCGACAGGACCAGCTGCTTGTTC comes from Streptomyces sp. FXJ1.172 and encodes:
- a CDS encoding class I SAM-dependent methyltransferase; this translates as MNLVEQEYADLGPLRVRRDIHRCYSEPADDVEETTLAMARRCAGARATVVDVGCGTGDLLRRWAMEGHAGKLVGVDRSAAAVDGTREAGVGVVRGDACALPFSDNSADCLLERHMLYHVADLGLALAEARRVLRPGGAYVAVVNMMNTTPRLAGLMHRCVGSDGTSVPRSPRVDSENLRPLLKHAFAEVEETDYRGELVFHEPEPLAALAASLLVFYGVERGTARHARMVAALEEEASRAFAGGRGPWRDAKGWTVFVAR
- a CDS encoding ArnT family glycosyltransferase produces the protein MAAVLAAALVTLSGRYGFHRDELYFLLAGRHPAWGYVDEPPLTPMLARAGAAVFGASPTGLRVMPALLSACSVTLTALLARELGAGRGGQVFAAGCCACSGYVMAIGHLLSTSTFDLTAELGVLLLTLRLLRTQDPRWWPPLGAAIGVTLLNKQLVLSLLLALLLALPLGLLVARPWREYARRPRLGSAGLLLGPLLALSLALLICAPTLWWQATHGWPELKVARVLSHVQGVSGRLLFLPLQLLQFSPVLVPVAIVGLRRLLRDDELRWARPLAIAYPVLCTLVLLGGGKPYYPLPLLLTVTAAGCEPVVRRARRSWRTLTCLLLLAGVTSALAALPVLPVSAVAVTNALDVDQGEQVGWPQFTRATAAAWSAIPAAQRTHAVLLTSNYGEAGALARYGPSYGLPTAYSGHMSLYDWGPPPDSYDGPVLLVEQADGQHRLERPFTNCRTVGRIDNGHGISNQEQYAAVVLCQGAHQRWSVLWPSLRQY
- a CDS encoding ATP-binding protein gives rise to the protein MSAASCAAVLKEVHSPQPWAIAVSAAVGTLGSALSLRATTVLKGDGAVAGTFDHVAPTAIRELPAVTAYFTGRADLIKHIRELVRGPGLLQRWGSRAARHRPGRSGRLRLVMLWGRGGVGKTALAVRLGQELAGDFPDGQMYVDLRGASGTSPRAPADVLAMLLRDLGVDPAAIPEEIDDRARLFRSRTAGLRLLIVLDNARDEAQVQPLLPGTSTSLVIVTSRARLSGLEGGTSFELGALEPDGAVELLGKIAGFTRVAAEPEAASEIVRACGLLPLAIRIAGARLAGRPGWSLENFARRLANQHRRLGELRVGSLDVRTGITVGYNAQSAFNQRAFVLLALCDAPTFSVLPLQAAMDCTREQAEQSMEDLVEAQMLEWLGHDGAGRSVYRYHDLVRDYAVELLTGDGLAAEERRAALERVVGHCLRLAEDAERRLTPGSHRLTARFPRWSALPDDDCADAEPDALQQLVAEYEFLMCAVRDALDAGLITAASELASLLVAYQDTRALWNDWERTQGPVLEACRSEGDELGMAVCLRDLAVLRRLQGRLSEAEQHGLDALAIFDRLCERAATADCLSNLGWLYRVRGEQDQARVYLERALTVAEDCRIRRTRGWILQMRADLEIDTGAMDTALALLRQSQEVFEDIGERRGLGWTLRIMGDAYREQERYDQALAQYEAAAEIMSAFDDRRGIARILGAIGALRQRMGQTRDAVTQYEVSLTAFRQLGDLQWQAYTLGALADLHTGLGETVKAETYRMEAATLLAGLTGSTSRAHPVRRL